From Pongo pygmaeus isolate AG05252 chromosome 1, NHGRI_mPonPyg2-v2.0_pri, whole genome shotgun sequence, one genomic window encodes:
- the LOC129012993 gene encoding protein S100-A7, whose translation MSSTQAETSIIGMIDMFHKYTRRDDKIDKPSLLTMMKENFPNFLSACDKKGIHYLATVFEKKDKNEDKKIDFSEFLSLLGDIATDYHKQSHGAAPCSGGRQ comes from the exons ATGAGCAGCACTCAAGCTGAGACGTCCATAATAGGCATGATCGACATGTTTCACAAATACACCAGACGTGATGACAAGATTGACAAGCCAAGCCTGCTGACGATGATgaaggagaacttccccaacttcCTTAGTGCCTGT GACAAAAAGGGCATACATTACCTGGCCACTGTCTTTGAGAAAAAGGACAAGAATGAGGATAAGAAGATTGATTTTTCTGAGTTTCTGTCCTTGCTGGGAGACATAGCCACAGACTACCACAAGCAGAGCCATGGAGCGGCGCCCTGTTCCGGGGGAAGACAGTGA